The Deltaproteobacteria bacterium genome has a segment encoding these proteins:
- a CDS encoding PAS domain S-box protein, giving the protein MNPKLSKEKDWRMRVFDSLSFPTLILRPDKVIIHANQVFVDHYGPMEKIIGRKCHEIFYNSEDPCAEEQCPLPRVLADKKGHSALVELRSESGETRWEDRVFSPILDDDGEIIYVMESVRDVTRLKSLEKKLEETKEFLEKVIQDSASAIVAADLKGNILIMNEAAEKLFGYTFEEANRLKNVEQIYPPGIAREIMRKLRDDNYGGKGKLQGEKTTIINSRGEEIPVELNATILYEGDREVATMGIFNDLREKLAVEQELRETQIQLAQSEKMASLGQLAAGVAHEINNPLTGILFYAELALESIEEGHPLTENLKNITEDVHRCKNIVKNLLAYSRQTNPAKNIIQLNSLVDLSLNLIRDQRLFRNIVVKKELSNEMMLIHADKNQITQVLINLVMNACDAMEGHGTLTFRTYRDLAKKRAYLEISDTGCGIPEENLPRIFDPFFTTKEPGKGTGLGLSTSYGIIKENGGDISVKETGPDGTTFLVELPLYRVSEDIPGK; this is encoded by the coding sequence ATGAACCCTAAACTAAGTAAAGAAAAAGACTGGAGGATGAGGGTGTTCGATTCCCTTTCCTTCCCCACCCTGATTCTCCGGCCGGATAAGGTCATTATTCATGCCAACCAGGTCTTCGTGGATCATTACGGGCCCATGGAGAAAATCATCGGCAGAAAATGCCATGAAATCTTTTACAACTCCGAGGACCCCTGTGCGGAGGAGCAATGTCCCCTTCCCAGGGTCCTGGCAGACAAGAAAGGACACTCAGCCCTGGTTGAACTCCGCTCTGAGAGCGGAGAAACCCGGTGGGAAGACCGCGTATTCTCTCCCATCCTGGACGACGATGGCGAAATCATCTACGTCATGGAGAGTGTACGGGACGTCACCCGGCTCAAGTCCCTTGAAAAAAAGCTGGAGGAGACCAAGGAATTTCTCGAAAAAGTCATTCAGGATTCCGCCAGCGCCATCGTAGCCGCGGACCTGAAGGGTAACATCCTGATCATGAACGAGGCTGCAGAGAAACTCTTCGGGTATACCTTCGAGGAGGCCAACCGATTGAAAAACGTGGAACAAATCTATCCTCCCGGGATAGCCAGGGAAATCATGCGAAAACTGAGGGATGATAACTATGGAGGAAAAGGAAAACTCCAGGGGGAAAAGACAACCATCATAAACTCCAGGGGCGAAGAGATTCCTGTGGAACTCAACGCCACCATCCTGTACGAGGGTGATCGGGAGGTGGCCACCATGGGCATCTTCAATGACCTCAGGGAAAAGCTCGCCGTGGAACAGGAACTGCGGGAGACCCAAATCCAGCTGGCCCAGTCCGAGAAGATGGCATCCTTAGGGCAACTCGCCGCAGGCGTCGCTCACGAGATCAACAATCCTCTGACCGGGATCCTTTTTTACGCTGAATTGGCCCTGGAGAGTATCGAGGAGGGACATCCCCTTACTGAAAACCTCAAGAACATCACCGAGGACGTCCACCGCTGCAAGAACATCGTGAAGAACCTCCTCGCTTACAGCAGACAGACCAATCCCGCCAAAAACATCATACAGCTGAACTCCCTCGTGGACCTGAGCCTAAACCTCATCCGTGACCAAAGGCTCTTCCGAAACATCGTCGTTAAAAAGGAATTGTCCAATGAAATGATGTTGATCCATGCCGACAAAAACCAGATCACCCAGGTGCTCATCAACCTGGTGATGAACGCCTGCGACGCCATGGAGGGCCATGGGACCCTGACCTTTCGAACCTATCGGGACCTTGCCAAGAAAAGGGCCTACCTGGAGATTTCCGATACCGGATGCGGAATACCTGAAGAAAATCTTCCCCGGATATTCGACCCTTTCTTCACGACAAAAGAGCCAGGAAAGGGGACAGGACTGGGGCTCAGCACCTCTTACGGGATCATCAAGGAAAACGGCGGGGACATTTCGGTCAAAGAGACCGGGCCGGACGGGACCACCTTCCTTGTTGAATTACCTCTTTATCGGGTGTCAGAGGATATCCCCGGCAAATAG
- a CDS encoding response regulator, whose protein sequence is MSMQENSSDEFKTKVLVVDDEKHIRDGCRQLLSKDGFQVAAAEDGKTALERIEQEHFDIVLLDLMMPGISGIEALARIKSLHPDTVVIVITGYATLDHAIETMKNGAFDFVSKPFSPQDLRLVISKAIDHLQTLRDITHEKSRMRVLINHLTDGVLATDREKKIALVNPAFLRMIGYFGKEATGRPAGEVLPDPLMERMIEQALSMPKDEFSELREEITYHPLDETEELILDVRCVPFRDRVGRNLGSIMLLHDITTLKKMDQMKSDLVSMVAHEIRGPLNTVLMQIKLIVDGLAGVVTEKQKEILDRTSDRLKSLVHLTSELLDLAKIESGLITQEKEKVDLAPILADQVAFFQPRAGAKGIQLDLEAPPELPPVLANKNSIIEVITNLISNAIKYTPDKGRVTVSAGTENGSIFIRVEDTGIGIEEEEVDHIMERFYRVKNDKTRFISGTGLGLAIVNSIVKAHHGKIIVKSKVDEGSTFTVYLPIFSS, encoded by the coding sequence ATGAGCATGCAGGAAAACAGCTCCGACGAGTTTAAGACGAAAGTCCTGGTGGTGGATGATGAGAAACATATCCGGGACGGATGCCGCCAACTGCTCAGCAAGGATGGTTTCCAGGTCGCGGCGGCAGAGGACGGGAAAACGGCCCTGGAAAGAATCGAGCAGGAACATTTCGACATTGTGCTCCTCGACCTGATGATGCCGGGCATTTCAGGTATTGAGGCATTGGCCCGTATAAAGTCCCTCCATCCGGATACGGTCGTGATCGTCATCACGGGATATGCCACCTTGGATCATGCCATCGAGACGATGAAAAACGGGGCCTTTGACTTTGTTTCCAAGCCCTTTTCTCCCCAGGACCTCAGGCTGGTCATCTCCAAGGCCATAGATCATCTCCAGACCCTTCGGGACATCACCCATGAAAAATCCCGAATGCGCGTGCTCATCAACCACCTGACGGACGGTGTCCTGGCCACTGACAGGGAGAAAAAAATCGCCCTGGTCAACCCGGCGTTCCTGAGAATGATCGGCTATTTCGGCAAGGAGGCCACAGGCAGGCCGGCAGGTGAGGTCCTTCCGGACCCGTTAATGGAACGGATGATCGAGCAGGCCCTTTCCATGCCGAAAGACGAATTCTCCGAATTGAGGGAGGAAATCACTTACCACCCCCTTGATGAAACCGAGGAGCTGATCCTGGATGTGCGGTGCGTCCCATTCAGGGATAGGGTGGGGAGGAACCTGGGCTCCATCATGTTGCTCCATGACATTACGACCCTGAAAAAGATGGACCAGATGAAATCGGACCTGGTGTCCATGGTCGCCCACGAGATCCGGGGGCCTCTGAACACGGTCCTCATGCAGATCAAGCTGATAGTGGACGGGCTGGCAGGGGTCGTTACGGAGAAACAGAAGGAGATCCTTGATCGAACATCCGATCGGCTCAAGTCGTTGGTCCATCTCACTTCGGAACTACTGGATCTGGCCAAGATCGAATCCGGCCTGATCACCCAGGAGAAGGAAAAGGTGGACCTGGCTCCCATTCTGGCGGACCAGGTGGCCTTCTTTCAACCCAGGGCCGGGGCCAAGGGGATCCAATTGGATCTGGAAGCGCCGCCCGAACTGCCCCCTGTCCTGGCCAACAAAAACAGCATAATCGAGGTCATTACCAACCTGATCAGCAATGCCATCAAATATACCCCTGACAAGGGCCGCGTAACCGTCTCGGCCGGGACGGAAAACGGATCCATCTTTATCCGCGTGGAGGATACGGGTATAGGGATCGAGGAGGAAGAAGTAGACCACATCATGGAACGTTTCTACCGGGTAAAAAACGATAAAACCCGCTTTATCAGCGGGACCGGCCTGGGACTTGCCATCGTGAACAGTATCGTCAAGGCCCACCACGGAAAGATTATCGTCAAGAGCAAGGTGGACGAGGGAAGCACTTTCACCGTCTACCTGCCCATCTTTTCATCCTGA
- a CDS encoding PEP-CTERM sorting domain-containing protein produces the protein DDLQHDALAPVPEPATMLLVGSGLLGLVGVGRKRFGKKG, from the coding sequence GATGATTTGCAGCACGACGCGTTAGCCCCCGTACCTGAGCCGGCCACAATGCTGCTCGTGGGATCAGGCCTCCTCGGATTAGTTGGTGTCGGCCGCAAGCGCTTCGGCAAGAAGGGCTAA